A genomic stretch from Erysipelothrix sp. HDW6C includes:
- the ftsY gene encoding signal recognition particle-docking protein FtsY: MGFFDKLKKSFSKKEDKELYSTGLNSTKATFGNKLKEMFVGKPKFDDAWYDHLLAVLIQSDVSLKSAQKIIKAFRKEIKPSMTQEESLETLADVMYRQYGENITPYALADGRLNAILVVGVNGSGKTTTCAKLAYHYKEEGKKVLLVGGDTFRAAGSNQLKVWADEIGVDFIGGDEGRDAASVYVDAARHAKENNYDIMICDSAGRLQNKVNLMNELAKMKRVLEREVGSIDHTYLVIDGNTGQNGLSQAKLFTEVTPVDSLIVTKLDGSPKGGVLLSIKDELGIKVSHIGLGEKMEDLRPFDIEAYLYNLVSGS, from the coding sequence ATGGGATTCTTTGATAAATTAAAGAAGTCTTTTTCTAAAAAAGAAGACAAAGAATTGTATTCGACTGGACTGAATTCTACGAAGGCTACTTTTGGAAATAAATTGAAAGAAATGTTCGTTGGAAAACCAAAATTTGATGACGCGTGGTATGACCATTTACTTGCCGTGCTTATTCAATCGGACGTTTCACTCAAAAGTGCACAAAAAATAATCAAGGCATTTCGCAAAGAAATTAAGCCTTCAATGACGCAAGAAGAGAGTTTAGAGACACTTGCGGACGTTATGTACCGTCAGTATGGCGAAAACATCACGCCGTACGCACTTGCAGATGGTCGTCTAAATGCTATACTAGTTGTTGGTGTAAATGGCTCGGGTAAAACTACCACTTGTGCCAAGCTTGCGTACCATTATAAAGAAGAAGGAAAGAAAGTACTTCTTGTTGGTGGTGACACATTTAGAGCAGCCGGGAGTAATCAGCTAAAGGTGTGGGCTGACGAAATTGGTGTTGACTTTATTGGTGGTGACGAAGGTCGCGATGCTGCATCGGTTTATGTTGATGCTGCACGCCATGCAAAAGAAAATAACTATGACATTATGATTTGTGATAGTGCAGGTCGATTGCAGAATAAAGTCAATCTCATGAATGAACTTGCAAAGATGAAACGTGTTCTTGAACGTGAAGTCGGATCAATTGATCATACATATCTTGTCATTGATGGGAATACGGGACAAAATGGGTTGTCGCAAGCAAAATTATTTACCGAAGTAACGCCGGTCGACTCACTTATTGTAACGAAACTCGATGGTTCACCAAAAGGTGGTGTGCTCCTCAGTATCAAGGATGAACTTGGTATCAAGGTGAGTCACATTGGTTTGGGTGAAAAAATGGAAGATTTACGTCCATTTGACATTGAGGCCTACCTCTACAATCTTGTGAGTGGTAGTTAA
- a CDS encoding choline kinase family protein — protein sequence MKEIFDTLNLGVAKNVSKLGGLTNKNYRVETLENDFVVRLPGKDTDKIIDRADEATIVKAIEPLGIDAPLTMFDDVSGLKICEHIPGAITMNTKMMQEPHYQLKVAHLLKTLHKDAPNVPVKFDVLEMIERYERTIKSASGYLPQDYETTKTDIVGIQKAYDDPSIVDVLSHNDPLPENFILSSDGGLYLVDWEYGGMNSPYWDVADVSIESAYDFAQDERFLHAYLGHKPTSSDWHQFNLNKLYIDLLWSLWGYVRETLKEEHEVEDFIMYGNDRFARLKRNLRKFKESIN from the coding sequence ATGAAGGAAATATTTGATACATTAAATCTAGGGGTCGCAAAAAATGTTTCGAAACTTGGAGGTTTAACAAATAAGAATTATCGCGTCGAAACATTAGAGAATGACTTTGTCGTTCGATTACCAGGCAAAGATACGGATAAGATAATCGATCGTGCAGATGAAGCGACGATTGTTAAAGCCATTGAACCTTTGGGGATTGATGCGCCACTTACAATGTTTGATGATGTATCGGGATTAAAGATATGCGAACATATTCCAGGTGCCATTACTATGAACACAAAAATGATGCAAGAACCACACTATCAATTGAAGGTTGCGCATCTCCTGAAAACACTTCATAAGGATGCGCCAAATGTTCCTGTCAAATTTGATGTTTTGGAGATGATTGAACGTTACGAACGTACGATTAAAAGTGCATCGGGCTATCTACCTCAAGACTATGAGACGACTAAAACGGATATTGTAGGAATTCAAAAAGCTTATGATGACCCTTCGATTGTTGATGTTTTGAGTCACAATGATCCACTTCCTGAGAATTTTATTCTTAGTTCTGATGGGGGTCTTTATCTGGTTGACTGGGAGTACGGGGGGATGAATTCACCATATTGGGATGTCGCGGATGTGTCGATTGAATCAGCATATGATTTTGCACAAGATGAGCGCTTTCTACATGCATATTTAGGTCATAAGCCAACATCAAGTGACTGGCATCAATTCAATCTGAACAAGCTCTACATTGACCTGTTATGGAGTTTATGGGGATATGTTCGAGAGACATTAAAAGAGGAACATGAGGTTGAGGACTTTATTATGTACGGTAATGATCGATTTGCACGTCTCAAAAGAAACCTTCGAAAATTTAAAGAATCCATAAATTAA
- the ylxM gene encoding YlxM family DNA-binding protein: MGVEKAVFLNKLFDYYESLLTERQREVFTYYYHEDLSYQEIADILEISRAAVFDNLNRTTKLLEEYEAKLGMAQTYENLFIQLNALNNDDVNTILETFEKGRKL, encoded by the coding sequence ATGGGTGTTGAAAAAGCAGTTTTTCTTAACAAACTGTTTGATTATTATGAGAGTTTGCTGACAGAGCGTCAGCGTGAAGTATTCACGTACTATTATCATGAAGATTTATCGTATCAAGAAATTGCCGATATCTTAGAAATCAGTCGTGCGGCAGTATTCGATAATTTGAATCGTACCACGAAATTATTGGAAGAGTATGAAGCAAAGTTAGGGATGGCACAGACCTACGAAAACTTGTTCATTCAACTCAATGCGCTAAATAATGATGATGTAAACACAATACTCGAGACATTCGAAAAAGGGAGAAAACTATGA
- a CDS encoding chromosome segregation protein SMC — MFLKKIEMQGFKSFADRVIINFDDPVTGVVGPNGCGKSNISDAIRWVLGEQSVKSMRGSSMTDVIFNGSENRKKVNLAEVTLVFDNEHKVLNSEYEEVEVTRRLYRDTRESEYLINKVSCRLRDIHDLVMDTGLGRDSLSIISQGTISYFAEAKPLERRVIFEEAAGVSKYKKRKIESISKLERTKENMDRMQDIVDEVERQVNSLKRAAKKAELYKNKKEMLQEVEVSVLVRDIKEFTDANEKIKEQMFKVDAEIASIETSEGVYDHELEAKRQEMYKMDQDISKAQELMMSYVREIGLLETRKVEIDERRKYTLEVGDKKAKAQEMYALMNDAKLEYDDRKERHTELSAEVEFLVESNYERNRKIADQQQSVGTLQSAINQLSNRLDIINSRLERPFESNHGVQAVMNNKASLFGIHDVIGNVFTAKDDYEVAITTALAGSIMHLVTDDDKAAVNAINFLKKNGAGRATFIPLSVARPRSVANDAVTVATHAQGYLGVASDFVINDEVYDDLRDSLLGNVLVVDTIESANVIAKRLQYNYKLVTLDGDVIHRGGTMSGGKNRANNTSMLTLKRDKENLETEIAAKKDALINEENLMNKLNIENKDAGDTLMQRRIALAQLEPLLDVKRSKYERLKMEYEEMNPDEIAPEEQGDDIVVQLNRAYMERDELTTNLALLRERRHALSGDIQRKEVLIRQYRTDLNKLTQERHGLILETTKNNTKLESGLERLSSEYQMTFDYALENIYDEDAAMSRDEVLKLRNEINALGNVNLEAPEEYAETSERFEFYTKQLGDLVEARDKLLSVIEEMDEIMVVQFKEMFDKINKELPIVFSALFGGGKAKLILEDENDLLNTGVDIDVQPPGKSVQNIRLFSGGEKSLIAISTLFAILKARHVPLCIFDEVEAALDSANVERFANYIRNFSDDTQFIVITHRPGTMAQADVLYGVTMPTKGVSSMLRVKLDEAIELKEAQA; from the coding sequence ATGTTCCTCAAGAAAATTGAAATGCAAGGGTTTAAATCCTTTGCGGACAGAGTAATTATAAATTTTGACGATCCAGTAACCGGTGTTGTTGGACCTAACGGTTGTGGTAAGAGTAATATCAGTGATGCAATACGCTGGGTACTTGGAGAGCAATCCGTTAAATCGATGCGTGGGTCAAGCATGACTGACGTTATTTTTAATGGTTCTGAGAATCGTAAAAAGGTAAATTTAGCCGAAGTAACACTTGTTTTTGACAATGAGCATAAGGTGTTGAACAGTGAATATGAAGAAGTTGAAGTGACGCGTCGCTTGTATCGTGATACACGTGAATCGGAATATCTAATTAATAAGGTTTCATGTCGCTTGCGTGATATTCATGACTTGGTCATGGATACAGGTCTAGGGCGTGATTCTCTATCGATCATTTCACAAGGGACGATTTCATATTTTGCAGAAGCAAAACCATTAGAACGTCGGGTAATCTTCGAAGAAGCAGCCGGAGTGTCAAAATACAAAAAGCGTAAAATTGAGTCGATTAGTAAGCTTGAACGTACCAAAGAAAACATGGATCGTATGCAAGATATTGTTGATGAGGTGGAACGCCAAGTCAATTCGTTGAAACGCGCTGCAAAAAAAGCAGAACTCTATAAGAACAAAAAAGAGATGCTTCAAGAAGTTGAGGTGTCTGTTTTAGTGCGTGATATCAAAGAGTTCACCGATGCCAATGAAAAGATAAAAGAACAGATGTTTAAAGTAGATGCTGAGATTGCATCGATTGAAACAAGTGAAGGGGTCTATGATCACGAACTTGAAGCTAAGCGTCAAGAAATGTATAAGATGGATCAAGATATATCCAAGGCACAAGAACTGATGATGTCGTATGTTCGCGAAATTGGACTCTTAGAGACGCGTAAGGTTGAAATTGATGAGCGTCGTAAATACACACTTGAGGTTGGTGATAAAAAAGCCAAAGCACAAGAAATGTATGCATTAATGAATGACGCGAAACTTGAGTATGATGACCGAAAAGAGCGCCATACTGAGTTGAGTGCTGAAGTTGAGTTCTTGGTTGAGTCTAACTACGAGCGCAATCGCAAGATTGCTGACCAACAACAATCCGTTGGAACATTGCAATCTGCAATCAATCAATTGTCCAATCGTCTTGATATTATTAATTCAAGACTTGAAAGACCGTTTGAATCCAATCATGGTGTGCAAGCAGTTATGAACAACAAGGCGTCACTGTTTGGAATTCATGATGTTATCGGAAATGTGTTTACAGCGAAAGATGATTATGAAGTTGCCATTACAACAGCGCTTGCTGGCTCAATTATGCATTTGGTAACGGATGATGATAAGGCTGCGGTGAATGCCATTAATTTCCTAAAGAAAAATGGTGCAGGTCGGGCTACATTTATACCTTTAAGTGTTGCGAGACCGCGTAGTGTTGCCAATGATGCAGTTACGGTTGCAACGCATGCGCAAGGTTACTTGGGTGTTGCGAGTGACTTTGTAATCAATGATGAAGTGTACGATGATTTACGTGACAGCCTCTTAGGCAATGTCTTGGTTGTCGATACGATTGAATCTGCGAATGTTATCGCCAAGCGTCTTCAGTACAACTATAAACTCGTTACTTTAGATGGTGATGTTATTCATCGTGGTGGTACCATGTCCGGTGGTAAAAACAGAGCAAATAATACATCGATGTTGACCCTTAAACGTGACAAGGAAAATCTTGAGACAGAGATTGCTGCCAAAAAAGATGCCTTGATTAATGAAGAAAATTTGATGAATAAACTCAATATCGAGAATAAAGATGCTGGTGATACACTCATGCAACGCCGTATTGCGCTTGCACAGTTGGAACCACTCTTGGATGTAAAACGATCCAAATACGAACGCTTAAAAATGGAATACGAAGAAATGAATCCCGATGAAATAGCGCCTGAAGAGCAAGGGGATGACATTGTTGTTCAACTTAACCGTGCATATATGGAACGGGATGAGTTGACGACAAATCTTGCATTACTGCGAGAACGTCGTCATGCATTGAGTGGCGATATCCAACGAAAAGAAGTATTAATTCGTCAATACCGTACCGATTTGAACAAATTAACCCAAGAGCGTCATGGGTTAATCTTGGAAACAACCAAGAATAATACCAAGCTCGAATCTGGGTTGGAACGTTTGTCTTCAGAATACCAAATGACATTCGACTATGCTTTAGAGAATATTTACGATGAAGATGCAGCGATGAGTCGTGATGAAGTCCTTAAACTTCGCAATGAAATCAATGCATTGGGTAATGTAAACCTTGAAGCGCCGGAAGAATATGCAGAAACAAGTGAGCGTTTTGAGTTCTATACAAAACAACTCGGTGATCTTGTCGAAGCGCGCGATAAACTTTTAAGTGTTATTGAAGAGATGGACGAAATTATGGTCGTTCAGTTCAAAGAAATGTTTGATAAGATTAACAAGGAACTACCGATTGTCTTTAGTGCACTCTTTGGAGGCGGTAAGGCTAAGTTGATTCTTGAAGACGAAAATGATCTTCTTAATACAGGTGTTGATATTGATGTGCAACCCCCAGGGAAATCAGTTCAAAACATTCGACTCTTCTCTGGTGGTGAGAAATCACTGATTGCAATTTCAACTTTGTTTGCGATTTTAAAAGCACGTCATGTACCTTTATGTATTTTTGATGAGGTAGAAGCTGCTCTTGATTCTGCAAACGTTGAACGATTTGCGAACTATATTCGCAACTTTAGTGATGATACACAGTTTATTGTTATTACACACCGTCCTGGTACAATGGCTCAAGCAGATGTTCTGTATGGAGTCACAATGCCAACGAAAGGTGTTTCATCAATGTTGCGTGTTAAGTTAGATGAAGCGATTGAATTGAAGGAGGCACAAGCATAA
- a CDS encoding phosphotransferase enzyme family protein: MINIIKQFDFEGTLQSYKPTGNGHINDTFLVDCGTHKYVTQRINHHIFTKPLALMENVALVTAHIRDVVAQQGGDVEREVLQIIKTKEGNSLTQDNDGYYWRSYQFIDDAMSLDLVENPDDFYESGYAFGNFQAQLADFPVASLNFTIDDFHNTPVRFKAFSDSVSRDAAGRVESVKKDIDFFIEREAFMSSLWDLHEQGLLPLKVTHNDTKLNNVMLDNKTGKGICVVDLDTVMPGFSVDDFGDAIRFGASTALEDEKDLDKVSFDLNLYDVFTKGFIKGGAGTFTDIELDNFAVGAKMMALECGMRFLTDYLNGDTYFKTAYDDHNLVRARTQMKLVADMESNWDAMNAIVGKYK; this comes from the coding sequence ATGATTAACATAATAAAACAATTTGACTTTGAAGGAACATTACAATCCTATAAACCTACTGGGAATGGTCACATTAATGATACATTTCTCGTAGATTGTGGAACACATAAATATGTAACACAACGTATTAATCACCATATTTTTACAAAACCACTTGCACTTATGGAGAATGTAGCGCTGGTTACAGCACATATTCGCGATGTCGTTGCACAACAGGGTGGCGATGTTGAAAGGGAAGTGTTACAAATTATTAAGACAAAGGAAGGGAATTCACTAACACAAGATAATGATGGCTACTATTGGCGGTCTTATCAGTTTATTGACGATGCAATGTCTTTGGATTTGGTTGAAAATCCTGATGATTTTTACGAAAGTGGGTATGCGTTTGGAAACTTCCAAGCCCAACTTGCTGATTTCCCTGTAGCATCGTTAAACTTCACGATTGATGATTTTCACAACACGCCTGTTCGTTTTAAAGCGTTTTCTGATTCTGTTTCCCGTGATGCAGCCGGCCGGGTGGAGTCTGTTAAGAAGGATATCGATTTCTTCATTGAACGTGAAGCGTTTATGTCTTCATTATGGGATTTGCATGAGCAAGGTTTGTTGCCACTCAAGGTAACGCATAATGATACCAAGCTAAACAATGTTATGCTTGATAATAAGACTGGAAAAGGGATCTGTGTCGTTGATTTGGATACAGTGATGCCTGGATTTTCAGTTGATGACTTTGGGGATGCAATTCGATTTGGTGCTAGTACAGCACTTGAAGATGAAAAAGACCTTGATAAAGTTTCGTTTGATTTGAATCTTTATGATGTGTTTACAAAGGGATTTATTAAAGGTGGTGCCGGAACATTTACAGATATTGAGTTGGATAATTTCGCTGTAGGTGCTAAAATGATGGCATTGGAGTGTGGGATGCGATTCCTCACGGATTATCTGAATGGTGATACCTACTTCAAAACAGCGTATGACGACCACAATCTTGTGCGTGCGCGTACGCAAATGAAATTAGTCGCAGACATGGAATCAAACTGGGATGCGATGAATGCAATAGTTGGTAAGTACAAATAG
- a CDS encoding phosphotransferase enzyme family protein, whose translation MISYLNDLFQGEFELTSYRSHNQHFVGFSLKYGMRLFVKCYPEFSYFNNEFMYYQATHPNALIHVDAKKLLIAYPYVDYQSVGAIEPRALGAMLAKFHNAAPKIVGLKSADFPSIRVRELHGRMKEHAGYDQLKQAFLSIEPDVHVADAEFDNLDTCVIHGDFLLNNIKRSNDENVLIDFEMVAHDIAAADCIGMFQDTLVDDVSRRAFVDGYQAIRPLQIPSRSLFRVLWFLRAMHYIDYGVRLRDLRYESLGVELITRLFAA comes from the coding sequence ATGATATCGTATCTGAATGATTTATTTCAAGGTGAGTTTGAACTGACTTCCTACAGATCTCATAATCAACATTTTGTGGGTTTTAGCCTCAAATATGGCATGCGTTTGTTTGTAAAATGCTATCCCGAGTTTTCTTATTTTAATAATGAGTTTATGTACTATCAAGCAACCCATCCCAATGCGCTGATTCATGTTGATGCCAAGAAGTTGCTTATTGCGTATCCATATGTTGATTATCAAAGTGTTGGCGCAATTGAACCGCGTGCTCTTGGAGCAATGCTCGCAAAATTTCACAACGCCGCACCGAAGATTGTTGGATTGAAATCTGCTGATTTTCCATCGATTCGTGTGCGTGAACTTCATGGGCGCATGAAGGAACATGCAGGTTATGACCAATTGAAACAGGCCTTTCTCAGCATAGAGCCCGATGTCCACGTAGCTGATGCAGAATTTGACAATTTGGATACGTGTGTCATTCATGGTGACTTCTTGCTCAATAATATCAAACGCAGTAATGATGAGAACGTTCTGATTGATTTTGAAATGGTTGCTCATGATATTGCTGCAGCAGATTGCATTGGCATGTTTCAAGACACACTTGTCGATGATGTATCAAGACGTGCGTTTGTGGATGGATACCAAGCGATACGGCCCCTACAAATTCCAAGTCGATCACTGTTTCGTGTTCTTTGGTTTCTGCGTGCTATGCACTATATTGATTATGGGGTAAGACTTCGTGATCTTCGTTATGAATCTTTAGGAGTTGAGCTTATTACAAGACTTTTCGCTGCATAA
- a CDS encoding GNAT family N-acetyltransferase, with protein sequence MTFTIREAIQSDALSINTINKESLGYDISLELTTQQLNAALINPDHTIYVALDDNTVIGYIHFCLYTSFLAPQEYLIMELAADTRYQGQGVGRQLMNSLEHEAQLHGISLIRLGSGTHRHGAHAFYESMGYSSTKEQRIFKKELD encoded by the coding sequence ATGACATTTACAATTCGAGAAGCAATACAAAGCGATGCCCTATCCATCAACACCATCAATAAGGAATCCTTGGGATATGATATTTCCCTTGAACTAACAACCCAACAACTAAATGCTGCGCTGATTAATCCTGATCACACCATCTATGTCGCATTGGATGACAATACCGTCATTGGGTACATTCACTTTTGCCTTTACACCTCATTTCTTGCACCACAAGAATACTTAATAATGGAACTTGCTGCCGATACACGGTATCAAGGTCAAGGTGTAGGACGCCAATTAATGAATAGTTTGGAGCACGAAGCACAATTGCATGGTATCTCCCTTATCCGATTGGGCTCAGGCACCCACCGCCACGGAGCCCACGCATTCTATGAAAGCATGGGGTATTCCTCGACCAAAGAACAGCGCATTTTTAAAAAAGAACTTGACTAA
- a CDS encoding acetate/propionate family kinase gives MKVLAVNAGSSSLKFQLLDMPEATELVNGIVERIGLNDSILTFKYDGKKETITLDIPDHKMAADLVLKGLVEKNIVSDLGDIEAAGHRVVHGGEYFTGSVICDDYSIGKVEELSDLAPLHNPANLIGYRAFKEALPTATHIFAFDTAFHQTMPEEVYMYALPYSYYTDHQVRRYGAHGVSHDYVSKRVAELMGRDSKGLNVITLHLGNGASVSAVKDGICVNTSMGFTPLAGLIMGTRTGDLDPAIVTYLMRKENLTAEEVLDIFNKKSGMAGISGISSDARDIENAIEEGHERAILTRKMYAQRALEYVGAYAMQLGHVDAIVFTAGLGENDGGTRESIIDVIQEGLGIEYDRELNLKTRGKEMKLSTDASKVDVWVVPTNEELMIAQDAYRIHNEQQ, from the coding sequence ATGAAAGTATTAGCAGTTAACGCTGGATCAAGTTCACTAAAATTCCAGCTCTTAGATATGCCAGAAGCAACAGAACTTGTAAATGGTATTGTAGAACGTATTGGATTGAATGACTCAATCCTTACATTTAAATATGATGGTAAAAAAGAAACAATCACACTTGATATTCCAGACCATAAAATGGCTGCAGATCTTGTATTAAAAGGTCTTGTAGAGAAAAATATTGTTTCTGATTTGGGTGATATTGAAGCAGCTGGACACCGTGTTGTTCATGGTGGGGAATATTTCACAGGTTCCGTAATCTGTGATGACTATTCAATTGGAAAAGTTGAAGAACTTTCAGATCTTGCACCATTGCATAATCCTGCAAACCTAATTGGTTACCGTGCATTTAAAGAAGCATTACCAACTGCAACGCACATCTTTGCATTTGACACTGCATTCCACCAAACAATGCCTGAAGAAGTATACATGTATGCTTTACCATACAGCTACTACACAGATCATCAAGTTCGCCGTTACGGTGCTCATGGTGTATCACATGATTATGTATCAAAACGTGTTGCTGAACTTATGGGACGCGATTCCAAAGGGCTTAATGTTATCACATTACACTTAGGAAACGGTGCATCAGTCAGTGCAGTTAAAGATGGAATCTGTGTTAATACATCGATGGGATTCACACCACTTGCTGGACTAATCATGGGAACACGTACTGGTGATTTGGATCCTGCAATCGTTACGTATCTCATGCGTAAAGAAAATCTAACTGCTGAAGAAGTACTTGATATCTTCAACAAGAAATCAGGAATGGCTGGAATCAGTGGTATTTCAAGTGATGCTCGTGATATTGAAAATGCAATTGAAGAAGGTCACGAACGTGCAATCTTAACACGTAAAATGTATGCACAACGTGCTCTTGAGTATGTGGGCGCATATGCAATGCAATTGGGTCATGTTGATGCAATCGTCTTTACTGCTGGATTGGGTGAAAATGATGGCGGAACACGTGAATCCATTATTGATGTTATCCAAGAAGGTCTTGGAATTGAGTACGATCGTGAATTAAATCTTAAAACACGTGGTAAAGAAATGAAATTAAGTACTGATGCATCAAAAGTTGATGTTTGGGTAGTACCAACAAACGAAGAACTCATGATTGCGCAAGACGCATACCGTATTCATAATGAACAACAATAA
- a CDS encoding bifunctional oligoribonuclease/PAP phosphatase NrnA, whose amino-acid sequence MNNNNQELLKLIESYDTIAVFRHVNPDGDALGSQCGFAKWVKHNYPEKTVYLLGSNEHNYKIYPMMDDVSDLGVFLAVVIDTANRPRIDDERYLLGDKLVKIDHHPEVDPYGDVQIVDTKRGSACEIVTDVLRSFDKEFTEDIANTLLSGILTDTIRFSVEAVSSKTLQSAAYLMDQGANITKLNQDLFTMPRAVFELKNKIVQNVQVKNAFSYIVMDKTQLEAINSTSREVKGFVNVMSGIEEFAIWAIFTQEEDGLFEGSVRSRNNTINDIVAEFGGGGHRLASGVSGLTLEQRDALIAALAKRSTE is encoded by the coding sequence ATGAACAACAATAATCAAGAATTACTCAAACTTATTGAATCTTACGATACCATTGCTGTTTTCCGTCACGTGAATCCTGACGGAGATGCATTGGGGTCACAATGTGGATTTGCGAAGTGGGTTAAACACAATTATCCAGAAAAAACAGTTTATTTACTGGGTTCAAATGAACACAATTACAAGATTTACCCAATGATGGACGATGTTTCTGATTTGGGAGTGTTCTTAGCTGTTGTAATTGATACAGCAAATCGTCCTCGCATTGATGATGAGCGTTACTTGCTTGGTGACAAACTTGTTAAGATTGATCATCATCCTGAAGTCGATCCATATGGTGATGTACAAATTGTCGACACCAAGCGGGGAAGTGCATGTGAAATCGTAACAGATGTTTTACGTTCCTTTGATAAGGAATTTACAGAAGATATTGCTAATACGTTACTAAGTGGTATTTTGACAGATACGATTCGATTTTCAGTTGAGGCAGTATCATCAAAAACTCTTCAGTCTGCTGCGTACCTTATGGATCAAGGGGCAAATATTACAAAGTTAAATCAAGATTTGTTTACCATGCCACGTGCAGTATTTGAGTTAAAAAATAAAATTGTTCAAAATGTTCAAGTTAAGAACGCATTCTCATACATCGTGATGGATAAAACACAACTCGAAGCAATCAACTCAACAAGCCGTGAAGTTAAAGGCTTTGTTAATGTGATGTCTGGAATTGAGGAATTCGCAATTTGGGCAATCTTCACACAAGAAGAAGATGGATTGTTTGAAGGTTCCGTCCGCTCACGCAATAATACAATTAATGATATTGTTGCTGAATTTGGCGGTGGGGGCCATCGACTTGCATCGGGCGTCAGTGGTCTTACTTTAGAACAAAGAGATGCGCTGATTGCTGCTTTAGCAAAACGGAGTACTGAATAA
- the galE gene encoding UDP-glucose 4-epimerase GalE, translated as MRVLVTGGAGYIGSHTSIELLNQGHEVVIVDDFSNSNKIAVDRIESISGKKVTLYNFNILDLVQLSAVFDQEKIDAVIHFAAFKAVGESVSKPIEYYTNNISGLIGLLNVMRDHNVKNIIFSSSATVYGSPKSNPIREDFELSTTNPYGATKLMTEDILKDVAKADPEWNVVILRYFNPVGAHESGLIGEDPAGIPNNLVPYITQVAVGKLEKLAVFGDDYDTVDGTGVRDYIHVVDLALGHVAALKKIAEIAGYVVYNLGTGVGYSVLEMVKAFSDVSGVEIPYEIKERRPGDIATCFADPEKARTELGWEAKFDLKKMSEDSWRWQSQNPNGYKK; from the coding sequence ATGCGTGTATTAGTAACGGGTGGTGCAGGATATATTGGAAGCCACACAAGTATTGAATTGTTGAATCAAGGTCACGAAGTTGTGATTGTTGATGATTTTAGTAATTCGAATAAAATTGCAGTAGATCGTATAGAATCAATTTCAGGAAAAAAAGTTACACTTTATAATTTCAATATTTTGGATCTTGTTCAGTTATCTGCTGTATTTGATCAAGAAAAGATTGATGCAGTCATTCACTTCGCAGCATTTAAAGCAGTCGGTGAATCGGTTTCGAAACCTATTGAGTATTACACAAATAACATAAGCGGACTGATCGGTCTTCTTAATGTGATGCGTGACCACAATGTCAAGAATATTATTTTCAGTTCATCAGCAACCGTTTATGGCTCACCAAAGTCGAATCCGATTCGTGAAGACTTTGAACTTTCAACGACAAATCCATATGGGGCAACGAAACTCATGACTGAAGACATTCTTAAGGACGTTGCAAAAGCCGATCCAGAGTGGAATGTTGTTATTCTTCGTTATTTCAATCCAGTGGGTGCACATGAAAGTGGGCTTATTGGTGAGGACCCTGCAGGAATTCCAAACAACCTTGTACCATACATTACGCAAGTTGCGGTAGGGAAACTGGAAAAACTTGCTGTGTTTGGCGATGATTATGATACAGTAGATGGAACCGGTGTTCGTGATTATATTCATGTTGTTGATTTGGCGCTCGGCCATGTCGCAGCATTAAAGAAAATTGCTGAAATTGCAGGGTATGTTGTATACAACCTTGGAACTGGTGTTGGATATTCAGTATTGGAAATGGTTAAGGCGTTTAGCGATGTTTCTGGTGTTGAAATTCCTTACGAAATTAAAGAACGCCGTCCTGGTGATATTGCAACATGTTTTGCAGATCCAGAAAAAGCACGCACTGAATTGGGTTGGGAAGCAAAATTCGACCTTAAAAAAATGAGTGAAGACTCATGGCGATGGCAAAGTCAAAATCCAAACGGATACAAAAAATAA